GACCTCAACGAGCAAGCGTTGATCAGCCTGATGGAAGGCCATGAGACACGGATCATCGTCGGCGTGCTTGGCGGCCATGGCAGCTTGTTCGGACGCGGCAATCAACAGCTCAGCGCCGAGGTGATCCGCCGCACCGGGCGCGAAAACATCATCGTGATCACCTCGATGGACAAGCTCATCTCCCTCGACGCCGGCTGCCTGCGCGTCGACACCGGCGACGCCGAAATCGACGCCATGCTCAGTGGCCATATACGCGTGCACACAGGACCCGACCGGTCCGTCTTTTTCAGGGTTCGATCCTGATCATTTGTTCCATCCGAAAAACGAGGATAACCCCATGAGTAATCATGTTGCCCACCCCTACATGGCGAACTCCGTTCCCGCCCTCAAGCAGGAGATGCTCGATTCAATCGGCGTCGCCAGCATCGAGGAACTGTTCCAGCAAATTCCCGAAGGCCATCGCCTGCAACGTCCGATCAACCTGCCGCCGGCACTCAACGAGAGCGAGCTGCGTCGGCACCTGGTCAGTACGCTATCGAAGAACAAAACGTGCGAGCAAAATCTCAACTTTCTGGGCGCCGGCTGTTGGCAGCACCACGTTCCGGCGGCGTGCGACGAGGTTGTGCGCCGCAACGAGTGGCTGACGTCGGTGTTCGGCGAGCCAAGCTCCGATCATGGGCGCAACCAGGCCTGGTTTGAGTTCTGCAGTCAGCTCGGCGAGTTGCTGAACATGGACCTGGTGGGCCTGCCGGTGCGCAGTTGGGGCTGCGCCGCGGGCCACGCCATTCGCATGGCCACACGCATCACCGGGCGCAACGAAGTGGCGGTGGTCCGCGCCATCGACCCGGAGCGGCTTTCGATCATTCGCAACTACTGCGAACCGGTCGACATGCCGAGCCACATTGTCGTACGCCTCGTCGACTATGATCCGGCAACCGGCTTGCTCGACCTTGATCACCTTCGCGCCTCGATCGGCGAGCAAACGGCTGCCGTGTATTTCGAAACCCCGTCCTACTTCGGGGTGATCGAACAACAAGGTGCCGAGATTGCGGCGATTGCCCATGCGGTGGGCGCGGAAGTGATCGTCGGCGTCGACCCTATCTCCTTGGGCGTGCTGGCGGCACCGATCGATTTCGGCGCCGACATCGTGGTCGGTACCACGCAGCCGCTCGGCGTACACATGAATTGCGGCGGCGGCGTCAGCGGCTTCATTGCGACCCGCGACGAAGAACTCTACGCCCACCAGTACCCGACGCTGTTCATCAGCATCGGCGAGACCACCAAGCCTGGTGAATATGGTTTTGGCCTGAGCCTGTTCGAGCAATCTTCATACGGCTTGCGTGACAAGGGAAACGATTGGACCGGGCACTCGGTGTACATGTGGGCCATCGCCAATGCCGTGTACATGGCAATGATGGGCCCCCAAGGCTTTGAAGACGTGGGCAATGTCATCCTGCAGCGGGCTCACTATGCCACGAGGCTGCTGGCTGAGATTCCAGGCGTGCGTGTGACGTTTCCAAGCGGTTTCTTCAAGGAATTCGTGGTGAATTTCGACGCGACCGGACTCAGTGTGAAGGACATCAACAAGCGGCTTCTCGCTCTCGGGATCTTCGGCGGCAAAGACTTGACACAGGACTTCCCGGAGCTGGGCGCCAGCGCCCTTTACTGCGTCACCGAGATTCACACCCAGGCAGACCTTGAGCGTCTGACCGCTGCATTCAAAAAGGTAATCGCACAATGAACACAACACTCAAGGAATACCACGCCCCCGTCTGGAGCGAACCGGTCATTCTGGAGATGGGCTATCCTGGCCGTCGCGGCGTGATTTTTTCTGACGTGGAAGCCGAGGTGCAAGCCGCTGTCGGCAGTGCCGACGGCTTGATTCCCGCAAATATGCGCCGCACGCGCAAACCGGCGTTGCCGGAAATGTCCGAGCCCGAGGTGCTTTACCACTACCTGCGTTTGTCGCAACAGACCCTGGGCATGATGAACATCAGCCTGTTCGGCACCTGCACCATGAAGTACAACGCGCAGATCAACGAGGCGATGGCTTGGCGCCCGGAAATCACTCACGTACATCCGTATCAGGACGAAGATACCCTGCAAGGCGCGCTGGAAGTGGTGCATGGAATGGACACGATCCTGCGTGAATTGTCCGGGATGGATCAGTTCATCTTCCAGGCTGGAGGCGGTGCCGACGCGGCTTACACCAACTGCGCCGTGACCCGTGCCTATCACGCGTCCCGTGGCGAACTGGCGCAGCGTGACGAAATCATCACCACGATCCAAACTCACCCGAGCAGTGCGGCGACCGCCGCTGCAGCCGGGTTCAAAGTGATCACGTTGATGATCGAGGATAACGGTTACCCGTCCCTCGAATCCCTCAAAGCCGCCGTGTCTAATCGCACCGCCGCGTTGATGGTGAACAACCCCGATGACATGGGCGTCTACAACCCGGAAATCCGCGAGTGGGTGCAGGTGGTGCACGAGGCGGGTGGTCTGTGCTTCTACGACCACGCCAATTTCAACGGTGCGATGACCAAGATTCGGGCACGCGAACTCGGTTTCGATGCGTGCATGTTCATGTTGCATAAGACGTTTGGCGCACCAAAAAGTGGAGTCGGCGGCCCGGCGGTGGGGGCTTATGGGTGTTCGGCGGAACTCGCGCCGTTCCTGCCTGCACCGGTGGTGGCGTTCGACGGTGAGCGCTACAGCCTGGATTACGATCGTCCGCAGAGCGCCGGCAAGATCCGTGAGTTCTGGGGCAACGTTCCGGTGATTCTGAAGGCCTATGCCTGGTCGCGCGCCATGGGTGCGCAAGGCATGGCCGAAGCGTCCGATATCTCGGTTCTGGCCAACAACTACATGGAAAAAGGTTTACTGGCGATACGCGGCGTCACCCGTTCCCACCCCGAGGCCACCAGCCCGCGGATGGAGATGACGCGCTATAGCCTTGAGCAACTCAAGGAGGACACCGGGGTCGACGTCCACGACGTGCAGAATCGCATGAGCGATTTCGGCATTGATCCGATGTGGAGCAGCCATCACCCGTGGCTGGTGCCGGAGCCTTTCACGCCCGAGGCGGGCGAGATGTATGGCAAGGAGGCGCTGGATACCTGGATCGCCGTGCTCGCGCACATTTCCGACGAGGCCTACTCGAACCCGGAGATCGTCAAGACCTCGCCGCATAACCAAGCGATTCACCGGATGAAAAGCGCGCCACTGGAAGACCCGCAACACTGGGCCATGACCTGGCGCTCATTTTTGCGCAAAAACAGCAAGCAGACTGCCTGAGCCGTTGCAGCGTCCCCGTGGATAAGGCGGGGACGTTATCGAAACCTGATCAGAGCTAACAATCAGCCATCGGAGGTTGCCAGCATCGCTACACGGCTGGCCGCTTCCCCACAGGAAAACGTCATGTCGATTTTCGAAACGGGCCTGGCGCCCTCGTCAGTTAACCATATTGCCCTCTCGCCGCTGAGCTTCATCGAGCGTACGGCCTCTGTCTACGGCGAGTATCCGGCGGTGATCCACGGCGCTGTACGGCGCAACTGGCAACAAACCTATGAACGCTGTCGACGCCTGGCAAGCGCGCTCAGTGGGCGAGGTATTGGCAAGGGCGATACGGTGGCGGTCATGCTGCCCAACATCCCGGCGATGCTCGAAGCGCACTTCGGTGTGCCGATGATCGGCGCGGTGCTCAATACCCTGAATATACGCCTGGATGCGCAGGCCATTGCCTTCATGCTGGAACACGGCGAGGCCAAGGTGTTGATCACCGACCGTGAGTTCCACGCGGTGATCCTTGAGGCTTTGAGTGGGCTTTCCAATCCGCCGCTGGTGGTGGATGTGAACGATCCGGAGTACGGCGAAGGCAGTGCCGTCAGCGCACTGGACTACGAAGCGTTCCTCCTTGAAGGCGACCCGCAGTTTGCCTGGCAATGGCCCGAGGACGAGTGGCAAGCCATCTCCCTCAACTACACCTCCGGTACTACCGGCAACCCCAAGGGCGTGATTTATCACCACCGTGGCGCTTACCTCAATTCCTTGGGTAATCAGATGACTTGGGCCATGGGCAACCATCCGGTTTATCTGTGGACCTTACCGATGTTCCACTGCAATGGCTGGTGCTATCCGTGGACCGTCACCGCGTTGGCCGGCACGCATGTGTTCCTGCGTCGGGTCGATCCGCAAAAAATCCTTACACTGATTCACGAGCATCGGGTCAGCCATCTGTGCGGTGCGCCCATCGTCCTCAACGCGCTGGTCAACCTGCCGGATTCGGCCAAGACCGCCATCGATCATCCGGTCAGCGCCATGGTGGCCGGCGCGGCGCCACCGGCCAAGGTGATTGGCGCGGTCGAGGAAATGGGCATCAAGATCACCCACGTTTATGGCCTGACCGAGGTTTACGGTCCGGTGACGGTTTGCGCCTGGCACGCGCAGTGGGATGAACAGCCGCTGAACGAGCGAGCGAAGATCAAGTCACGCCAGGGCGTACGCTACCCGACCCTCGAAGGGCTGATGGTCGCCGACCCGCGAACCCTGGAACCCGTGCCTTGCGACGGCACCAGCCTGGGTGAGATTTTCATGCGCGGTAATACGGTAATGAAGGGCTATCTGAAAAACGCCGAAGCCACGGCCGAAGCCTTCAAGGGCGGCTGGCTTCATACCGGCGACCTGGCGGTTCGACACCCCGACGGCTATGTCGAAATCAAGGATCGCCTCAAGGACATCATCATCTCCGGTGGCGAGAACATTTCCACCATCGAAGTTGAAGACGTCCTCTATCGCCATCCGGCGGTCCTGGAAGCGGCAGTGGTTGCGCGCCCGGATGACAAATGGGGCGAAACACCCTGCGCGTTTATCACGCTTAAAGTCGGGCATGAGGACACGCGAGAGGCTGACGTCATTCAGTTCTGCCGTGAGCATCTGGCGGGTTTTAAGCTGCCCAAAACCGTGGTGTTCGGCGAGCTGCCGAAAACCTCGACGGGCAAGATCCAGAAGTATTTGCTGCGCGATACGGCCAAGGCACTCTGAAAAGAGCGCCCCTTGGAATCACCTGCGTGGATCGTATGTTGCCCATCGCCGGAATCGGCCCACGCCGGTATGGCAACGGAGCAGGGCTGGGGACATGCCGGCTCGGCTCTCAGGGTTCCCCGAGTGTCCGGAACATCCCGCTATCGTTCAGCCGCAATCAGGTGATACTGCTTGTGGACCTTGTCGTGGTCGGGCGGGGGAGGTCGATAATTCGCAGGGTTCATTGGACTGCGTAGCGTCAGGCGCGCCGGCATCCTCTTGCAACAAGGTATCGCAGGCAAAAAAATCGGCGGGTCGGCAATGCTTCTCGAGAGCAGCATTGTCGAGATGGAAGGGATATGTTCTGAAAAAAGGCATCTGTGGCCTCCGGTGCAATCCCGATGGCGGGCTGATAAACAGGGGCGGAAAATCAGCAGTTGATTGAACCGTTCGCCGCAATCCATTCGATTGATTGACGACTGAGGACAGCGATCAACAATCAACGGGCTGCAGCAAAGGGCTTGGGGACCTTTTGGACCCGCAGGTCTGGCTGATTACAGCCGCGCTGCTTTCTGCGGTTCGCCGCCGCCCCAATACAGCCAGGTCCAATCGTCAGCATTGCGCTGAAAGACTCCGGTCGCCACATATTGGACGATCGTTGGCTCTTCGTTTTCAAGCGTGTGGCCGTCGATGCGAATCTGTGCCCAGGCAATGTCTCCGCGCATCCAGGACACCACGAGACGTGGTTCCCAGCGGATGTTCAAGGTGGTCACCCAAGTCACTCCATTCTGCACTGCCTCGGCGCCCATGAAGTACTCGTCCAGGCCGGAGCCGGCGATCGCGACGTCCGGATCGGCGAAGTACTTGGCGACGTCCGAGCCAGTGGTGGAAAACCCCTGCAGAACCTTCTTGATAAACGCATTGAGAGATTCCCGGGTTGCCGGGTCGGTAATCATGGACGGCGACTGGTATCCCGCGAGGCTGTCGATCATAAATACTCCTGATTGCTTGCGCGTTGGGTGGGTTGTCTTCGGTTGAAGATATCTGTCCGTGCGCCAGGCAATTCATACGCGGCGTATGTGTTTATATTATTTGGCATACGCTCCGCATGTCAAGTTGCATGCATGCCGTATGTCCCTGCATAAGCCGCAGCAGGGGAAGGTTGGGAGTGGGGGGGCAACGTGTTCAGAACCAGTGGAGGGTTGGACGCGAACAGTCTTGAAATGACAAAAAAGCATCCAGCAGCTTGAACGTGAACTGCTGTGCTATGCCTTGAGTGCGATCGAACGGCAAGACGCTGGGCAACAGCCCAGCGCACGCCCCTCTACATCGAGGATATTTACAGCCGCAAGGCCATGGGTTGTGAGGTTTACGAAGGCCTTCTGCGCTCAGCTAAGAAATTCAGGACATCGCTGGTCAGTTTTCCTCCGACACTGGCTCGTCGCCAGATGCTTCGATAAGTGCCTGAGCGCTGGCCATATTGGTTTCCAGTTCGTCCAGGGCTTCTTGGTGTTCCTCTCCCCAGCGATAAAGCATTTCCACTGCTTCGGCGAAAGTTTTGCCAAGCGGCGTTAATGCGTATTCCACCTTGGGTGGCACCACGCTATGAACGTGGCGCGTTACCAGTCCTCGCGCCTCCACGTCGCGCAGTGTCTGCACCAGCATTTTCTTGGAAATACCGGGCAACGCCCTCTGTAATTGCCCAGTGCGACAACGTCCACCCGGCCAGCGATCGAGTGCGTGCAGCACGATACTGACCCACTTGACGGCGAATAGGCCCATGACCCTGCGTGGCGCGCAGTTGGCGTCAAACACCAAGTGAATATCATCGATTTTCGGCATTTTATGGTTACCAATTGGTATCTATGTCCCTTGATAGTACCTAATTTCCTATTAGGTTCTATGCCTATAGAGTTCTCTATCAACTTTGCACTTCAATTGAGAGGGACTTTTCATGCCTGCTGCCATTTGGGCTCTGGCCATTGCTACGTTCGGCATTGGTGTCACCGAGTTCGTCATCGTCGGTTTGCTACCCGGGATCGCTGTCGAGTTCGACCTTTCCATACCCGCTGCTGCCTATATGGCGACCAGCTATGCATTGGGGGTTTTTGTAGGGGCGCCGCTGCTGATCATTCTGGGCGCGAGGTTGCCTCAGAAAACCATGTTGGTGTCGCTCATGGGATTCTTCATCGTGGGCAATTTACTGACCGCGATTGCGCCGACCTTTGCCTGGGCCCTGACCGGTCGAGTCGTCACTTCGCTGACCCATGGCGCGTTTATCGGCATCGGCTCGATCCTCGCTTCAGAGCTAGTGGCACCTAACCGACGAACCGGCGCCATTGCCTTCATGTTCAGCGGCCTTACGCTGGCCAATCTGATCGGCACGCCCGCCGGCACCTGGCTGGGGCAGATGGTGTCCTGGCGCGCAACCTTCCTGGCGATCACAGTGATCGGTGTCGTGGCGATGCTAGCCGTGGCATTGCTGGTGCCGAAGGGTAAGCAACACAAGGCTCCCAGTTTGCGTCACGAGTTTTCAGCTTTCATAGACGTACAAGTTTTGCTGGCGATGGGCATTACCGTGCTCGGGCCTGCCGCATTCTTCACAGCAATCACCTACATATCACCCATGATGACGGAGTTGTCGGGCTACACCGACCACGGTGTAACCGGTGTCCTCTTTCTGTTCGGCCTGGGACTGTTCATAGGCAACTTGCTGGGCGGCAAACTGGCCGACCGCGCCTTAATGCCGTTGTTGTACGTGACCTTGGCGGGGCAGGCGCTGGTGCTGTTCGCGTTTTTCTTCGTCGTGGAAAGCCGCGTTGCGTCGGCTTTGTGTGTGTTCCTGATGGCCGGATTCGGCTTTGCCAGTGTGTCGCCGATTCAGCGTCTGGTGATGGACAAGGCGCGTGCCGCTGGGGCGCCCAACCTCGCGGCGTCCGTGAACATTGGGTTGTTCAATCTAGGCAACGCGATCGGCGCCTGGCTGGGCGGTTGGGTGATCGCCCAAGGCTTCGGTTATGCAGCGCCGAATTGGGTAGGCGGGATTCTGTCAACCTGTGCATTGCTGCTGGCGTTGGCTTCAGGCTGGTTCACCGTTGCTCATCTTGCCAAGCGCAAGGGAGGCCTTACGCCTTCTGCGGGTTGAGCAAACAAATAAGCGAACCATCGTTAGTAAAAGCGTGCGTCGAGTCCCGACCAATATTGTTCATGCGCCGGAACCAGCGCTGGACGCTATATTCGGAATTGGTTTCGACATGGTGCAAAGTACGATCAACCAATAGCCGGACGATCGATACATGACGCATCCCATAAAGTCATGATTTGCGTCACGGCATCGTCTATTTGTTTGAGTGGCACACCGTCTCGGGCCAGTACCGAAACTCCCAGAAGAAAGCTGTCAAACACCGTGGCCAATGCCTCGGGCACAACCGTTGGTCGCAGCTCCCCGTATGCGATAGCGCGTTCGACACACGCCACGATCCCTGCACGGTTCAAGGATCTTGCGTCAGCCAGCGGCTGGGAGATGGCTTTGCTTTCATCCGTGCAGGCACTCAGAAGACCCAGCGCCACTAGGCATCCTGTCGGGTGGTCGGGCTCACACTGCATTTTCGCGGAGCGCCGCAGCGTGAGTTCGATCGACTCTCTCGGGGGGAACGTGGTGTCAAACAGGCTATCGGTCACCCGTCCGTGGGTGTTCAGATAACGTTCCATCACTTCATTGAACAGCGCCTGCTTTGAGCCGAATGCAGCGTAGAAGCTGGGTGCGGTGATGCCGCCGCCGATATTTGCCTTGAGCTGGCTGAGTGATGTTGCGTCATAGCCGTGCTCCCAGAACAAATGCATCGCCTGAGTAATCGCCACGCTACGGTCAAAGGTGCGTGGACGTCCCATCTGTGCCATATGAACCTCCTTTTCGATCACTTAAATACTAATCGATATATAAGTCGTTGACTAGATCGCGGTATAGCCCCCATATTATACCGATCGGTATATATGTGAGGTGGCAAATGACTACAGATGAGCGACAGGGCGGAAAGCTTCCGCTTGGGGCCTTACTTGCACTGGCGATGACGGGTTTCATTTGCATTGTCACCGAGACCTTGCCAGCGGGCTTGCTGCCCGAAATTGGCAGTGGCCTGGGTGTCTCTGCGTCTCTGGCCGGACAGATGGTGACTGTCTATGCGTTGGGGTCGTTGCTGGCGGCAATCCCGCTGACCATTGCCACGCAAAGCTGGCGCCGAAGGACGGTACTGCTGCTGACGATTGTCGGCTTCCTGGTATTCAACACCCTCACAGCGCTGTCTTCCGATTACTGGCTGACGCTGATCGCACGGTTTTTCGCCGGGGTTTCAGCGGGGCTGGCCTGGAGCCTTATCACGGGCTATGCACGGCGCATGGTCGCCCCTCATTTGCAGGGGCGCGCATTGGCGGTGGCTATGGTGGGTACGCCCATCGCGTTGTCGTTGGGTGTGCCGATGGGAACCTGGCTGGGTGGATTCATGGGCTGGCGCATGGCCTTTGGGTTGATGTCCGGCATGACCCTGGTGTTGATCGTTTGGGTGCTGATCAAAGTGCCAGATTACCCAGGCCAATCATCCTCACAGCGCATGCCGTTACGTCAGGTGTTTTTCACCCCAGGCGTCCGCTCGGTATTGGCTGTCGTCTTCACCTGGATGCTGGCCCACAACATTCTTTACACCTATGTCGCGCCCTTCGTTTCCAAGGCTGGGCTGAACAGTGACGTCGATTTGGTATTGCTCACATTCGGTGTCGCGGCGCTGGCGAGTATCTGGCTCACGGGCCGACTGGTAGACCGGCACCTGCGGACAACCGTGCTGGCCAGCCTTGCGACATTCGCAGCGGTTTCGATTTTCCTTGGAGTGTTCTCAAGCTCCGCCGCCGCCATTTACGTGGGTGTCTTCATTTGGGGGCTGACCTTTGGTGGCGCGGCCACCCTGCTGCAAACAGCACTCGCCGACGCCGCAGGTAAGGGCTCTGACGTTGCGCTCTCCATGAACGTAGTGGTCTGGAACAGCGCTATTGCCGGCGGTGGACTGCTGGGTGGCGTGTTACTCGGCCAATGGGGAACGAGTGCATTTGCTGGCGTGTTGCTGGCGTTGCTATTGATCAGCCTGGCCATTGCATTTCGGGCACGGGCGCATGGTTTTCCCCAAGGTCAACGGCACACCACCCAGGAGATCCACGGTCATTGATCTGGGGATAGCACGCCTTCGCATAGTCGTAATTTTCAGCCATAACTCGATGGAGAAATAAAATGAAAAAGCGCATTAGATTGGCCCTCGCCGCAGTCGCAATCACCCTGGCTTTACCATGCGTGGCTCAAGCGGCAGAGTTTCCTGTTCCAGCGGGATTCAAGAGTGAATTCAAAACCGTAGACGGCGTCAGGCTCCACTATGTGAAGGGCGGTTCCGGGCCTTTGGTTTACCTGGTCCACGGATTTGGTCAAGCCTGGTATGAGTGGCACAGCTTGATGCCCGAACTTGCGAAGACTCACACCGTCGTTGCGGTGGATTTACCGGGCCTGGGCGAGTCGGAACCGCCCAAGACCAGTTACACCGGCACTGACGTCTCGAAATATCTGTTCGCCCTAGCGACACAGCTAAGCGGCAACCAGCCGTTTGACTTGGTTGCGCATGACATCGGTATCTGGAACACCTATCCCATGGCAGTAACCCACCAAAGCCAGATAAAGAAACTGGTCTACATGGAGGCACCGATTCCCGACAAGCGCATCTACGATTTCCCGGCATTCTCACCACAGGGTGAGTCACTGGTCTGGCATTTTAGCTTCTTCGCCACTGGCGACCAGTTGGCCGAAAAGTTGATCACAGGGCATGAAAAGCTGTTCCTCTCGCACTTCATCAAAGAACACGCGACCAACAAGGATGTCTTCACGCCTGAGCTGCTCGATCTGTACGCCAAGTCATACGCCAAGCCCAGTACGCTGAACGCGTCGTTCGAATACTACCGAGCGCTTAACCAATCGGTCGCTGAAAACGTCGAGCTGTCAAAGACTCCACTGAACATGCCTGTGCTGGCAATCGGCGGTGGAGGGCACGGTGGAATGGGGCAGTTTCAAGTGGATCAAATGAAAGAGTACGCGACCAATGTAGAAGGCCAAGTCTTGCCTAATTGTGGGCACTGGTCGGCGTTTTTCAAGGTAGTTGTCGCGTCACCGTCTAACTATGCTGCTCTTTTCTCGACCTGTTGCTCTCGATCCGGATTCAGCAGCACGGTGCCAATCGGCTTCCAGTTACGCGTCCGACCTGACCAACGCTCCGGTTTGTTTTCCTTCGCTCGTTCGTACAGCTCATGTCGCTGGGCCAAGACCTGATGATCCAGTCCTCGATGCCGCTCAGCCGGTGTGACGAACCGGATGCGGCTATGTCGGTGCTCGTTGTTGTACCAGCGCATAAAACCCCTCACCCAAGCCCGAGCAGCATCCAAACTGGCAAAACCATCCTGCGGCCATTGCGGGCAGTATTTCAGGGTTCTAAACAGCGACTCCGAGTACGGATTGTCGTTGCTGACACGCGGTCGGCCACGTGACGGGTGATGCCCAGGTCGTACATTTTGCTCAGCAGTGTCACCGACTTCATCGGTGCACCGTTGTCCGAGTGCAGCACCAGCGGTTCGCGTAAACACTGCTCGCCTATCACGCTGCGTTGCAGCAGTGCGGCGGCTTTCTCGCCGCTCTCCACGTCGTAGACCTCCCAGCCCACGGCCTTGCGGCTGTAAATATCCTCGATCAGATAGAGGTAGTAATACTTGCCGCGTACCGGCGACGGCAGATACGTGATGTCCCACGACCACACCTGATTGGGTGCGTTGGCTGCGTGTGTTGTCGGTGCTGCGTGTCTTCTGGGCCGCAGGCTACGGCCTCGATGTTGCTGCTGGCCCGCTGCGCGCAAGACGCGATAAAACGTCGACTCCGACGCCAGATAACAGGCTTGGTCGGCCAGTCGCGGCACGATCTGGCTTGGCGGCAAGTGGGCATACTGCGGGCTGTTACACAGCGTCACAATGGCCTGTCGCTCTGCCTCGGTCAGCGCATTTCGTGGCGTTGGCCGTGTGACCGTCGTACGGGCGTCGGTCTGGATAGCGTCTGTTTGAGTCCACCGTTGCAAGGTGCGCAGCGACAGACCAACTTCCCGACAGGCCCTGATTTTTCTGGCTCCCGCCGCGACCGCTTCGCCCAGCCAGGCCACGAGTAACTGCCGCTCTGGCAGAGACGTTAGTTGGCCTCGTCGTCGGTCGTTCCCCAGTAGTCGTTGAGCTTTTTTCGCAGCACCAATAACGCGGCTGTTTCAGCGAGCGCCTTGTCTTTGCGGCGCAGTTCGCGCTCAAGTTCCTGGATGCGTTTCTTGTCTTTGCGCGCCTGGTCT
The DNA window shown above is from Pseudomonas sp. BSw22131 and carries:
- a CDS encoding winged helix-turn-helix transcriptional regulator; translated protein: MPKIDDIHLVFDANCAPRRVMGLFAVKWVSIVLHALDRWPGGRCRTGQLQRALPGISKKMLVQTLRDVEARGLVTRHVHSVVPPKVEYALTPLGKTFAEAVEMLYRWGEEHQEALDELETNMASAQALIEASGDEPVSEEN
- a CDS encoding MFS transporter → MPAAIWALAIATFGIGVTEFVIVGLLPGIAVEFDLSIPAAAYMATSYALGVFVGAPLLIILGARLPQKTMLVSLMGFFIVGNLLTAIAPTFAWALTGRVVTSLTHGAFIGIGSILASELVAPNRRTGAIAFMFSGLTLANLIGTPAGTWLGQMVSWRATFLAITVIGVVAMLAVALLVPKGKQHKAPSLRHEFSAFIDVQVLLAMGITVLGPAAFFTAITYISPMMTELSGYTDHGVTGVLFLFGLGLFIGNLLGGKLADRALMPLLYVTLAGQALVLFAFFFVVESRVASALCVFLMAGFGFASVSPIQRLVMDKARAAGAPNLAASVNIGLFNLGNAIGAWLGGWVIAQGFGYAAPNWVGGILSTCALLLALASGWFTVAHLAKRKGGLTPSAG
- the gcvPB gene encoding aminomethyl-transferring glycine dehydrogenase subunit GcvPB, whose translation is MNTTLKEYHAPVWSEPVILEMGYPGRRGVIFSDVEAEVQAAVGSADGLIPANMRRTRKPALPEMSEPEVLYHYLRLSQQTLGMMNISLFGTCTMKYNAQINEAMAWRPEITHVHPYQDEDTLQGALEVVHGMDTILRELSGMDQFIFQAGGGADAAYTNCAVTRAYHASRGELAQRDEIITTIQTHPSSAATAAAAGFKVITLMIEDNGYPSLESLKAAVSNRTAALMVNNPDDMGVYNPEIREWVQVVHEAGGLCFYDHANFNGAMTKIRARELGFDACMFMLHKTFGAPKSGVGGPAVGAYGCSAELAPFLPAPVVAFDGERYSLDYDRPQSAGKIREFWGNVPVILKAYAWSRAMGAQGMAEASDISVLANNYMEKGLLAIRGVTRSHPEATSPRMEMTRYSLEQLKEDTGVDVHDVQNRMSDFGIDPMWSSHHPWLVPEPFTPEAGEMYGKEALDTWIAVLAHISDEAYSNPEIVKTSPHNQAIHRMKSAPLEDPQHWAMTWRSFLRKNSKQTA
- a CDS encoding MFS transporter, which encodes MTTDERQGGKLPLGALLALAMTGFICIVTETLPAGLLPEIGSGLGVSASLAGQMVTVYALGSLLAAIPLTIATQSWRRRTVLLLTIVGFLVFNTLTALSSDYWLTLIARFFAGVSAGLAWSLITGYARRMVAPHLQGRALAVAMVGTPIALSLGVPMGTWLGGFMGWRMAFGLMSGMTLVLIVWVLIKVPDYPGQSSSQRMPLRQVFFTPGVRSVLAVVFTWMLAHNILYTYVAPFVSKAGLNSDVDLVLLTFGVAALASIWLTGRLVDRHLRTTVLASLATFAAVSIFLGVFSSSAAAIYVGVFIWGLTFGGAATLLQTALADAAGKGSDVALSMNVVVWNSAIAGGGLLGGVLLGQWGTSAFAGVLLALLLISLAIAFRARAHGFPQGQRHTTQEIHGH
- a CDS encoding acyl-CoA synthetase yields the protein MSIFETGLAPSSVNHIALSPLSFIERTASVYGEYPAVIHGAVRRNWQQTYERCRRLASALSGRGIGKGDTVAVMLPNIPAMLEAHFGVPMIGAVLNTLNIRLDAQAIAFMLEHGEAKVLITDREFHAVILEALSGLSNPPLVVDVNDPEYGEGSAVSALDYEAFLLEGDPQFAWQWPEDEWQAISLNYTSGTTGNPKGVIYHHRGAYLNSLGNQMTWAMGNHPVYLWTLPMFHCNGWCYPWTVTALAGTHVFLRRVDPQKILTLIHEHRVSHLCGAPIVLNALVNLPDSAKTAIDHPVSAMVAGAAPPAKVIGAVEEMGIKITHVYGLTEVYGPVTVCAWHAQWDEQPLNERAKIKSRQGVRYPTLEGLMVADPRTLEPVPCDGTSLGEIFMRGNTVMKGYLKNAEATAEAFKGGWLHTGDLAVRHPDGYVEIKDRLKDIIISGGENISTIEVEDVLYRHPAVLEAAVVARPDDKWGETPCAFITLKVGHEDTREADVIQFCREHLAGFKLPKTVVFGELPKTSTGKIQKYLLRDTAKAL
- the gcvPA gene encoding aminomethyl-transferring glycine dehydrogenase subunit GcvPA, translated to MSNHVAHPYMANSVPALKQEMLDSIGVASIEELFQQIPEGHRLQRPINLPPALNESELRRHLVSTLSKNKTCEQNLNFLGAGCWQHHVPAACDEVVRRNEWLTSVFGEPSSDHGRNQAWFEFCSQLGELLNMDLVGLPVRSWGCAAGHAIRMATRITGRNEVAVVRAIDPERLSIIRNYCEPVDMPSHIVVRLVDYDPATGLLDLDHLRASIGEQTAAVYFETPSYFGVIEQQGAEIAAIAHAVGAEVIVGVDPISLGVLAAPIDFGADIVVGTTQPLGVHMNCGGGVSGFIATRDEELYAHQYPTLFISIGETTKPGEYGFGLSLFEQSSYGLRDKGNDWTGHSVYMWAIANAVYMAMMGPQGFEDVGNVILQRAHYATRLLAEIPGVRVTFPSGFFKEFVVNFDATGLSVKDINKRLLALGIFGGKDLTQDFPELGASALYCVTEIHTQADLERLTAAFKKVIAQ
- a CDS encoding TetR/AcrR family transcriptional regulator, which gives rise to MAQMGRPRTFDRSVAITQAMHLFWEHGYDATSLSQLKANIGGGITAPSFYAAFGSKQALFNEVMERYLNTHGRVTDSLFDTTFPPRESIELTLRRSAKMQCEPDHPTGCLVALGLLSACTDESKAISQPLADARSLNRAGIVACVERAIAYGELRPTVVPEALATVFDSFLLGVSVLARDGVPLKQIDDAVTQIMTLWDASCIDRPAIG
- a CDS encoding nuclear transport factor 2 family protein, producing MIDSLAGYQSPSMITDPATRESLNAFIKKVLQGFSTTGSDVAKYFADPDVAIAGSGLDEYFMGAEAVQNGVTWVTTLNIRWEPRLVVSWMRGDIAWAQIRIDGHTLENEEPTIVQYVATGVFQRNADDWTWLYWGGGEPQKAARL